CGAATAAGCTCAGGGTCATCCCAAGCGTGCTAACGAAAAGTAAAGGTCTTCTACCGATTCTGTCTATCAATAACGTGGCGACCAGAATGAACGCGGTTTTGGTGAATCCAACAGCAACCGTTGCAGCCAGAAGCTTAGTCTTGTTTTCAATCCCAGCTTCTTTGAAGATTGTGGGGCTATAGTACACTGTTGCATCAATGCCTGTAACTTGTTGGAAAAACTGGATTCCGCAGCCAGTGATTAACATTTTACGAACTGGAGGCGAAGGGTTTAACATTTCGCGCCAAACAGCTTTTTCTTGGTACTTTTGTGCATTAGCATTGCCTGCAGCAACTTGAATTTCTGCTAATCTTTCTTCCACTTCAGTATCAGTTGCATTAGTCTTTGATAGAACTTCTCTAGCCTCTTCAATCCTATTCTGAACTACCAACCATCGTGGGGATTCAGGCATTACGGATAACGCAAACCCCATAAACAAGGAGGGGATAATTCCTACACCTATCATTACCCTCCAGCTTGTATGGACTGGCAGTCCTGAAAAGGCATAATTTGAAACATAGCCTAGAAGGATTCCTAGATTTGTGAAGATTTCAGGGAAAGAAGTAAGATATCCTCGGAAGACGGTGGGAGATATCTCTGCTATATAAACTGGTGCAATCATGACTCCGAAACCTATTCCGATTCCGGCTAAGAGTCTTCCTATCATTAGTACTGTGTAGGAAGGAGCAAGAGTCATTATAGCTGCCCCTGTTTGGAAAACAAGGGCTGCTAATGCAATTGTCCACTTCCTACCAATGGAATCAGATGTTTTTCCTCCTGCTAAACTACCCAAAAGTGAAATTATGCTCAAGATTCCAACCAGAACTTCTACTTGTACATCTGATATCTTAAGATCTTCTTGAATGAACAAAATTGCTCCACTCATAACACCCACATCTGCACAATGGAATGTACAATTTTTAAACCAGGAGTTTGAACAACTCAAACATGCTGATTTCAATTAAATGTGTGGTAAATCTCACCGATTGACGGTCACTCTGACTTCAAAACCGAATATTATGAcccctgaactttacactttactAACATAAGCATAATAGCCTTTTTTTAATGTTGACCATGTCAAAATGACCAAtgatgatctcaaaatgaaaatttcaagaattaaagttgtttacaaCCATATTTCCCTTGTAACCAACATTTTTAATTTTCCAAATCACAATTTTTggatatttttctctctaaactaCCACTTTCTCTCCCCTAACTAAACACAACTAAATACCTGGAAaccaaaaaattcaagaattaaagttgctctTAATGTCATTTCTACCTGTTCTATAATGGAGGGTTACCCACTATTGGAGTGATCATATGGGCTATCATGTTAATAAAGTATAAAGTTAAGGAGCCATAATGTTCGACTTTAA
The sequence above is drawn from the Euphorbia lathyris chromosome 6, ddEupLath1.1, whole genome shotgun sequence genome and encodes:
- the LOC136233289 gene encoding probable polyol transporter 4, which gives rise to MGMQENGESKNKYRRMESDAGPREEEEEEEEEEEEEEEEEDVVLPNNNGECRGDGGLKRKNDAKRFVSACAIFASLNSVLMGYDVGVMSGAILFIQEDLKISDVQVEVLVGILSIISLLGSLAGGKTSDSIGRKWTIALAALVFQTGAAIMTLAPSYTVLMIGRLLAGIGIGFGVMIAPVYIAEISPTVFRGYLTSFPEIFTNLGILLGYVSNYAFSGLPVHTSWRVMIGVGIIPSLFMGFALSVMPESPRWLVVQNRIEEAREVLSKTNATDTEVEERLAEIQVAAGNANAQKYQEKAVWREMLNPSPPVRKMLITGCGIQFFQQVTGIDATVYYSPTIFKEAGIENKTKLLAATVAVGFTKTAFILVATLLIDRIGRRPLLFVSTLGMTLSLFVLSVSLFFMANGKLGIGLAIASVCGNVAFFSIGLGPICWVVSSEIFPLRLRAQASALGAVGSRVSSGVVTMSFLSVSRVITVGGTFFVFSVISAFAVVFVHTCVPETKGKSLEQIEVMFENEGKLQGSEVEMGDAERLVQDQ